taaaaaaagaatgcaactacgtATTGCGTACCAGCAAAAGTAGtttaaatttgactatatttcTAGTAAATACTATTTATATTTACGGcttcaaaataatttattataaaaattatattttgtaattaatctaataatatttatttgatatcataaatattgatacatttttatttataattgatcGAACTTAAGATATAAAACCACGATACTATACTAGAATTGCACTATTTCCTAGACAGAGGCGGTACTCAGTGTTGcatattgctcaagaaatttccATGAGTAGTAGAGGGAGCAACGGGTGGTGTGAAAGAAAAGGCGACGAGGGGCAGGGTGTAAGACTTGACGCTCTGTACCGGGACTGGCACACCTACAGAGCGCACTGCGAAGCGTACAGACAGTTCCAAACTCTAAACCATTCAAACACGGGGATTTGGTGCTATCCAATACCAATTCCTAAGCCTCAGTGTCTACATCCAAACAATTAAACTAACAAAATCAAATTAAACTAAGAAAAACACACGTACCTGTAGCACCGAGCGCCGGCGTCCCTGGAGCACCAGGCGGGGTGGGGCCTGTCAGCCAGGGGAGCCTATCGGCCTTCGGGGAGCCGATATAAATATTGGGCCAATCTGGCCGACTAAGGGGACCTGTCGGCCATAGGATTGCCGACATGTACCTATCGGCCTCCGGGGAGCCGATATGCTGTTGGGTGCCTGTCCGCCAAGAGCGACCTCCTGCTCACGCACAACCCCGTGCACCGCTCCGTCCCGGTCCTCCTCCACGGCGGCCGCGCCGTCTGCGAGTCCGTCCTCATCGTCAAGTACGTCGACGAGGCCTTCGCCTCCCACGGCGACGTCAGGATCCTGCCGGCCGAGCCCTACGCCCGCTCCACCGCGCGCTTCTGGGCCGACTTCATCGCCACCAAGTGCCTGAAGCCGCTGTGGCTGTCGATGTGGgcggacgacggcgaggcgcgggCGCGGTTCGCCGCGGAGACGAAGGCGAGCCTGGCGGTGCTGGACGCGGAGCTCCAAGGCCATCGGACGAGGTTCTTTGGCGGCGACGACCTCGGCTTCGTCGACCTCGCCGCCTGCACGCTGGCGCACTGGCTCGGCGTGCTGGAGGAGGTGGCCGGGGTGCGCCTCGTGGCGGACGGCTAGTACCCGGATCTGCGACGGTGGGCCGTCAGGCGGTCCCTGCCGGACAGGGACCAGCTCGTCGCCTTCTTCGCTGCCAACCAGGGAGGTACAGGTCCATGGTGAACGCAGCAGTGCAGTAGGCAGGAGTAGTACGTACGTAGCAGCTCCATCACATCACTGTGCGATCATGCATGTCATTATGTGTTGTCTTGTCGTGGAAATAATGTACTTTTGGAGTTTTGGATCGCTCTGTAGCTCTGTAGTACAACCTGTTTAATAATCATTGTTATCGCCGTAATGCAGTTGTAGATCTCTCTCAAACAGAAGCACACAAGCTTGCTTTAATTTTTTAGTACCTGTTATTATGCAGAAGTGCAGTTGCCACGGACACAGAAGACAAGGGTAGTTTAAATATTTCTCCTACTCACTTACTCCACGAAActgataaataaaaaaaatattggcTGTGGTTTGTTACGGCAAAGAACCTCAAATTTGTAATGGTACTGGACAAATATCATTCGTTGCGGTGTCCATCAGCATATTATGTATTTTAACAATGTCCTGCAGCAAAATTTTCTAAATTATTTACATTATTTGGCACCATGCACGTTCAATACCTCTGCACATGTTTTCAAATTTTGCCCTGTTTGGCTCGCTGAAATTCGGCTGTTGCTGCagatgctgatttgttgcgagCGAAAAGCACTGTTCTTTAGCTGAAAAGTAGCgttgataagttcaagtgaaTTTGTTATTGTCAAATATTCTCAATCTTTTGTACTCCGTAGGTTCGTCCTATTGACATTTGTTGCTATTGAGGTAGCAGTGTAAGCGACGATCCTTTCAAGATAATTGGACCTAGCTGGTGTCAATCAATTTGAAAACTCTATCGATGCTTTCGGCGTGTATCATGGTCCAGTGTGGACTTCAATTCTTTGACCTTCTTGAAATTAATCCAGGATACATACGTCATTGGCATTGGCTTGCTAGATCATGTTGGCCCAGAAATGAAATGCAACTTTATTATTAGATTTCACACAATTACATTGATAGGTTTTCAGTTTCACTTAAAACCCCTTAGCAACCCATGGCACAACCATCGAAATGCCACAACTAGTTTTGAAGGAACATTTAGAGttcccgcagcaacgcgcggtGTATTATCTAGTAGCACATATGAATTTTGATCCGGCGTACTCCCTCTGTCAAGAAATGATAGGCATGTTAGACTAAAGAAAAACTCAAAGTTTACAAAGTTTGACCAATAATTAATCAAATTATGACTAATTATGTGTAAGTCTAGAGCATAAAACATACATCAATAGATTTGTGTAAGTGGCTCTAAGGTGGTATTAATTCTATAAGATTGACTATATACTATAAAAGCTTGTTTGGATGTACTCGTATCCATCTTAATCCACAAGTATTAAAGTGGATTGTGGGTGAAACTTAAACTATTTTCCACCTCAATCCACTCCAATCCACATGGATTGGGATGGATACGAGTGCATCCAAATAAGGCCTAAGAGAAATTATGGGTCAAAGGGCCTGTTTGTTTGGACCTTTGTGGGAGCTTTTGGATGTTAGCTTTGGGACCTTCAACATCAAAAAGCCAAAAAACTCCTCGAAACCAAAAGGCAGCATCTTGTCAAAGGGAACTTTTAGGCTTTTGGCTCACGGAAGTTTTTGTTTTTTGAAAGGTTGCAAAGCTAGAATctaaaagttaaaaaaaaaactaaaacaagCAGGGCCAAAATCTATTTTGTGGCCGTCTATTATTTTTGGATAAGGGAAAAATTATAGTCACCGAACCAAGACGTCAGCGGTTCTTTTCCCTTCTCTCTTTTCAAGCCACCACGTATTTCTATCTTCTCTCTGGGAAATTTATGAGTGGTCAAATCAGATTTAACCCTGCCATGTGCAACAAAAACACTATTCACATCTTTGTCGTGTAGgtcttaaattttcatacatctaaaaaaagaatgcaactacgtATTGCGTACCAGCAAAAGTAGtttaaatttgactatatttcTAGTAAATACTATTTATATTTACGGcttcaaaataatttattataaaaattatattttgtaattaatctaataatatttatttgatatcataaatattgatacatttttatttataattgatcGAACTTAAGATATAAAACCACGATACTATACTAGAATTGCACTATTTCCTGGACAGAGGCGGTACTCAGTGTTGcatattgctcaagaaatttccATGAGTAGTAGAGGGAGCAACGGGTGGTGTGAAAGAAAAGGCGACGAGGGGCAGGGTGTAAGACTTGACGCTCTGTACCGGGACTGGCACACCTACAGAGCGCACTGCGAAGCGTACAGACAGTTCCAAACTCTAAACCATTCAAACACGGGGATTTGGTGCTATCCAATACCAATTCCTAAGCCTCAGTGTCTACATCCAAACAATTAAACTAACAAAATCAAATTAAACTAAGAAAAACACACGTACCTGTAGCACCGAGCGCCGGCGTCCCTGGAGCACCAGGCGGGGTGGGGCCTGTCAGCCAGGGGAGCCTATCGGCCTTCGGGGAGCCGATATAAATATTGGGCCAATCTGGCCGACTAAGGGGACCTGTCGGCCATAGGATTGCCGACATGTACCTATCGGCCTCCGGGGAGCCGATATGCTGTTGGGTGCCTGTCCGCCAAGAGCGACCTCCTGCTCACGCACAACCCCGTGCACCGCTCCGTCCCGGTCCTCCTCCACGGCGGCCGCGCCGTCTGCGAGTCCGTCCTCATCGTCAAGTACGTCGACGAGGCCTTCGCCTCCCACGGCGACGTCAGGATCCTGCCGGCCGAGCCCTACGCCCGCTCCACCGCGCGCTTCTGGGCCGACTTCATCGCCACCAAGTGCCTGAAGCCGCTGTGGCTGTCGATGTGGgcggacgacggcgaggcgcgggCGCGGTTCGCCGCGGAGACGAAGGCGAGCCTGGCGGTGCTGGACGCGGAGCTCCAAGGCCATCGGACGAGGTTCTTTGGCGGCGACGACCTCGGCTTCGTCGACCTCGCCGCCTGCACGCTGGCGCACTGGCTCGGCGTGCTGGAGGAGGTGGCCGGGGTGCGCCTCGTGGCGGACGGCTAGTACCCGGATCTGCGACGGTGGGCCGTCAGGCGGTCCCTGCCGGACAGGGACCAGCTCGTCGCCTTCTTCGCTGCCAACCAGGGAGGTACAGGTCCATGGTGAACGCAGCAGTGCAGTAGGCAGGAGTAGTACGTACGTAGCAGCTCCATCACATCACTGTGCGATCATGCATGTCATTATGTGTTGTCTTGTCGTGGAAATAATGTACTTTTGGAGTTTTGGATCGCTCTGTAGCTCTGTAGTACAACCTGTTTAATAATCATTGTTATCGCCGTAATGCAGTTGTAGATCTCTCTCAAACAGAAGCACACAAGCTTGCTTTAATTTTTTAGTACCTGTTATTATGCAGAAGTGCAGTTGCCACGGACACAGAAGACAAGGGTAGTTTAAATATTTCTCCTACTCACTTACTCCACGAAActgataaataaaaaaaatattggcTGTGGTTTGTTACGGCAAAGAACCTCAAATTTGTAATGGTACTGGACAAATATCGTTCGTTGCGGTGTCCATCAGCATATTATGTATTTTAACAATGTCCTGCAGCAAAATTTTCTAAATTATTTACATTATTTGGCACCATGCACGTTCAATACCTCTGCACATGTTTTCAAATTTTGCCCTGTTTGGCTCGCTGAAATTCGGCTGTTGCTGCagatgctgatttgttgcgagCGAAAAGCACTGTTCTTTAGCTGAAAAGTAGCgttgataagttcaagtgaaTTTGTTATTGTCAAATATTCTCAATCTTTTGTACTCCGTAGGTTCGTCCTATTGACATTTGTTGCTATTGAGGTAGCAGTGTAAGCGACGATCCTTTCAAGATAATTGGACCTAGCTGGTGTCAATCAATTTGAAAACTCTATCGATGCTTTCGGCGTGTACCATGGTCCAGTGTGGACTTCAATTCTTTGACCTTCTTGAAATTAATCCAGGATACATACGTCATTGGCATTGGCTTGCTAGATCATGTTGGCCCAGAAATGAAATGCAACTTTATTATTAGATTTCACACAATTACATTGATAGGTTTTCAGTTTTACTTAAAACCCCTTAGCAACCCATGGCACAACCATCGAAATGCCACAACTAGTTTTGAAGGAACATTTAGAGttcccgcagcaacgcgcggtGTATTATCTAGTAGCACATATGAATTTTGATCCGGCGTACTCCCTCTGTCAAGAAATGATAGGCATGTTAGACTAAAGAAAAACTCAAATTTTACAAAGTTTGACCAATAATTAATCAAATTATGACTAATTATGTGCAAGTCTACAGCATAAAACATACATCAATAGATTTGTGTAAGTGGCTCTAAGGTGGTATTGATTCTATAAGATTGACTATATACTATAAAGGCCTGTTTGGATGTACTCGTATCCATCTTAATCCACAAGAATTAAAGTGGATTGGGGGTGGAACTTAAACTATTTTCTACCTCAATCCAATCCAATCCACATGGATTGGGATGGATACGAGTGTATCCAAATAAGGCCTAAGAGAAATTATGGGTCAAATGGTCTGTTTGTTTGGACCTTCGTGGGAGCTTTTGGATGTTAGCTTTGGAACCTTCAACATCAAAAAGCCAAAAAACTCCTCGAAACCAAAAGGCAGCATCTTGTCAAAGGGAACTTTTAGGCTTTTGGCTCACGGAAGTTTTTGTTTTTTGAAAGGTTGCAAAGCTAGAATCtaaaagttaaaaaaaaactaaaacaagCAGGGCCAAAATCTATTTTGTGGCCGTCTATTATTTTTGGATAAGGGAAAAATTATAGTCACCGAACCAAGACGTCAGCGGTTCTTTCCCCTTCTCTCTTTTCAAGCCACCACGTATTTCTATCTTCTCTCTGGGAAATTTATGAGTGGTCAAATCAGATTTAACCCTGCCATGTGCAACAAAAACACTATTCACATCTTTGTCGTGTAGgtcttaaattttcatacatctaaaaaaagaatgcaactacgtATTGCGTACCAGCAAAAGTAGtttaaatttgactatatttcTAGTAAATACTATTTATATTTACGGcttcaaaataatttattataaaaattatattttgtaattaatctaataatatttatttgatatcataaatattgatacatttttatttataattgatcGAACTTAAGATATAAAACCACGATACTATACTAGAATTGCACTATTTCCTAGACAGAGGCGGTACTCAGTGTTGcatattgctcaagaaatttccATGAGTAGTAGAGGGAGCAACGGGTGGTGTGAAAGAAAAGGCGACGAGGGGCAGGGTGTAAGACTTGACGCTCTGTACCGGGACTGGCACACCTACAGAGCGCACTGCGAAGCGTACAGACAGTTCCAAACTCTAAACCATTCAAACACGGGGATTTGGTGCTATCCAATACCAATTCCTAAGCCTCAGTGTCTACATCCAAACAATTAAACTAACAAAATCAAATTAAACTAAGAAAAACACACGTACCTGTAGCACCGAGCGCCGGCGTCCCTGGAGCACCAGGCGGGGTGGGGCCTGTCAGCCAGGGGAGCCTATCGGCCTTCGGGGAGCCGATATAAATATTGGGCCAATCTGGCCGACTAAGGGGACCTGTCGGCCATAGGATTGCCGACATGTACCTATCGGCCTCCGGGGAGCCGATATGCTGTTGGGTGCCTGTCCGCCAAGAGCGACCTCCTGCTCACGCACAACCCCGTGCACCGCTCCGTCCCGGTCCTCCTCCACGGCGGCCGCGCCGTCTGCGAGTCCGTCCTCATCGTCAAGTACGTCGACGAGGCCTTCGCCTCCCACGGCGACGTCAGGATCCTGCCGGCCGAGCCCTACGCCCGCTCCACCGCGCGCTTCTGGGCCGACTTCATCGCCACCAAGTGCCTGAAGCCGCTGTGGCTGTCGATGTGGgcggacgacggcgaggcgcgggCGCGGTTCGCCGCGGAGACGAAGGCGAGCCTGGCGGTGCTGGACGCGGAGCTCCAAGGCCATCGGACGAGGTTCTTTGGCGGCGACGACCTCGGCTTCGTCGACCTCGCCGCCTGCACGCTGGCGCACTGGCTCGGCGTGCTGGAGGAGGTGGCCGGGGTGCGCCTCGTGGCGGACGGCTAGTACCCGGATCTGCGACGGTGGGCCGTCAGGCGGTCCCTGCCGGACAGGGACCAGCTCGTCGCCTTCTTCGCTGCCAACCAGGGAGGTACAGGTCCATGGTGAACGCAGCAGTGCAGTAGGCAGGAGTAGTACGTACGTAGCAGCTCCATCACATCATTGTGCGATCATGCATGTCATTATGTGTTGTCTTGTCGTGGAAATAATGTACTTTTGGAGTTTTGGATCGCTCTGTAGCTCTGTAGTACAACCTGTTTAATAATCATTGTTATCGCCGTAATGCAGTTGTAGATCTCTCTCAAACAGAAGCACACAAGCTTGCTTTAATTTTTTAGTACCTGTTATTATGCACAAGTGCAGTTGCCACGGACACAGAAGACAAGGGTAGTTTAAATATTTCTCCTACTCACTTACTCCACGAAActgataaataaaaaaaatattggcTGTGGTTTGTTACGGCAAAGAACCTCAAATTTGTAATGGTACTGGACAAATATCGTTCGTTGCGGTGTCCATCAGCATATTATGTATTTTAACAATGTCCTGCAGCAAAATTTTCTAAATTATTTACATTATTTGGCACCATGCACGTTCAATACCTCTGCACATGTTTTCAAATTTTGCCCTGTTTGGCTCGCTGAAATTCGGCTGTTGCTGCagatgctgatttgttgcgagCGAAAAGCACTGTTCTTTAGCTGAAAAGTAGCgttgataagttcaagtgaaTTTGTTATTGTCAAATATTCTCAATCTTTTGTACTCCGTAGGTTCGTCCTATTGACATTTGTTGCTATTGAGGTAGCAGTGTAAGCGACGATCCTTTCAAGATAATTGGACCTAGCTGGTGTCAATCAATTTGAAAACTCTATCGATGCTTTCGGCGTGTATCATGGTCCAGGGTGGACTTCAATTCTTTGACCTTCTTGAAATTAATCCAGGATACATACGTCATTGGCATTGGCTTGCTAGATCATGTTGGCCCAGAAATGAAATGCAACTTTATTATTAGATTTCACACAATTACATTGATAGGTTTTCAGTTTCACTTAAAACCCCTTAGCAACCCATGGCACAACCATCGAAATGCCACAACTAGTTTTGAAGGAACATTTAGAGttcccgcagcaacgcgcggtGTATTATCTAGTAGCACATATGAATTTTGATCCGGCGTACTCCCTCCGTCAAGAAATAATAGGCATGTTAGACTAAAGAAAAACTCAAATTTTACAAAGTTTGCCCAATAATTAATCAAATTATGAGTAATTATGTGCAAGTCTAGAGCATAAAACATACATCAATAGATTTGTGTAAGTGGCTCTAAGGTGGTATTGATTCTATAAGATTGACTATATACTATAAAGGCTTGTTTGGATGTACTCGTATCCATCTTAATCCACAAGTATTAAAGTGGATTGTGGGTGAAACTTAAACTATTTTCCACCTCAATCCACTCCAATCCACATGGATTGGGATGGATACGAGTGCATCCAAATAAGGCCTAAGAGAAATTATGGGTCAAAGGGCCTGTTTGTTTGGGCCTTTGTGGGAGCTTTTGGATGTTAGCTTTGGGACCTTCAAcatcaaaaagccaaaaaaactcCTCGAAACCAAAAGGCAGCATCTTGTCAAAGGGAACTTTTAGGCTTTTGGCTCACGGAAGTTTTTGTTTTTTGAAAGGTTGCAAAGCTAGAATCtaaaagttaaaaaaaaactaaaataagcAGGGCCAAAATCTATTTTGTGGCCGTCTATTATTTTTGGATAAGGGAAAAATTATAGTCACCGAACCAAGACGTCAGCGGTTCTTTCCCCTTCTCTCTTGCCACCACGTATTTCTATCTTCTCTCTGGGAAATTTATGAGTGGTCAAATCAGATTTAACCCTGCCATGTGCAACAAAAACATTATTCGCATCTTTGTCGTGTAGGTCTTAAATTTTTATATATCtaaaaaaagaatgcaactacgtATTGCGTACCAGCAAAAGTAGtttaaatttgactatatttcTAGTAAATACTATTTATATTTACGGcttcaaaataatttattataaaaattatattttgtaattaatctaataatatttatttgatatcataaatattgatatatttttatttataattgatcGAACTTAAGATATAAAACCACGATACTATACTAGAATTGCATTAATTCCTGGACAGAGGCGGTACTCAGTGTTGcatattgctcaagaaatttccATGAGTAGTAGAGGGAGCAACGGGTGGTGTGAAAGAAAAGGCGACGAGCGGCAGGGTGTAAGACTTGACGCTCTGTACCGGGACTGACACACCTACAAAGCGCACTGCGAAGCGTATAGCCAGTTCCAAACTCTAAACCATCCAAACACGGAGATTTGGTGCTATCCAAAACCAATTCCTAAGCCTCAGTGTCTACATCCAAACACAACCTAAGTAATCTAATTAAACTAACAAAATCAAATTAAACTAAGAAAAACACACGTACCTGTAGCACCGAGCGCCGGCGTCCCTGGAGCACCAGGCGGGGTGGGGCCTGTCAGCTAGGGGAGCCTATCGGCCTTCGGGGAGCCGATATGAATATTGGGCCTATCTGGCCGACTGAAGGGGACCTGTCGGCCATAGGATTGCCGACATGTACCTATCGGCCTCCGGGCAGCCGATATGCTGTTGGGTGCGTGTCCGCCAAGAGCGACCTCCTGCTCACCACAGCCCCGTGCACCGCTCCGTCCCGGTCCTCCTCCACGGCGGCCGCGCCGTCTGCGAGCCCGTCCTCATCGTCGAGTACGTCGACGAGGCCTTCGCCTCCCACGGCGACGTCAGGATCCTGCCGGCCAACCCCTACACCCGCTCCACCGCGCGCTTCTGGGCCGACTTCATCGCCACCAAGTGATTGAAGCCGCTGTGGCTGTCGATGTGGGCGGACGACGGCGAGCCGCGGGCGCAGTTCGCCGCGGAGACGAAGGCGACCCTGGCGGTGCTGGACGCGAAGCTCCAAGGCCATCGGACGAGGTTCTTTGGCGGCGACGACCTCGGCTTCGTCGACCTCGCCGCCTGCACGCTGGCGCACTGGCTCGGCGTGCTGGAGGAGGTGGCCGGGGTGCGCCTCGTGGCGGACGGCTAGTACCCGGCTCTGCGACGGTGGGCCGAGGAGTACACCTCCCACGAGGTCGTCAGGCGGTCCCTGCCGGACAGGGACCAGCTCGTCGCCTTCTTCGCTGCCAGCCTGGGAGGTACAGGTCCATGGTGAACGCAGCAGTGCAGTTGGCAGGAGTAGTACGTAGCAGCTCCATCACATCACTGTGCGATCATGCATGTCATTATGTGTTCTCTTGTCGTGTCAATAATGTATGTTGAATAATCATTGTTATCGCCGTAATGCAGTTGTAGATCTCT
The nucleotide sequence above comes from Miscanthus floridulus cultivar M001 chromosome 18, ASM1932011v1, whole genome shotgun sequence. Encoded proteins:
- the LOC136524611 gene encoding glutathione transferase GST 23-like, which translates into the protein MDWDGYECIQIRPKRNYGSNGLPTCTYRPPGSRYAVGCLSAKSDLLLTHNPVHRSVPVLLHGGRAVCESVLIVKYVDEAFASHGDVRILPAEPYARSTARFWADFIATKCLKPLWLSMWADDGEARARFAAETKASLAVLDAELQGHRTRFFGGDDLGFVDLAACTLAHWLGVLEEVAGVRLVADG